In Pedobacter africanus, a single window of DNA contains:
- a CDS encoding chloride channel protein, with translation MYVRAVNYIDSINQYRKTKISNRNFLVIAALIVGILAGLAASLLKTLTHHIEDFLQSGFHWQYKYYLFFIFPFIGILLSVMYVRRFIRKGEFETGLTPILYTISKKSSKIEPHNIYSQVITAALTVGFGGSTGLEAPIVTSGGGIGSVVGRFFGLSYRETTLLLACGAAAGIAAAFGSPIAGIVFAIEVLLPEFTIPAFIPLLLASATAAVVSRLFYNEQLFYLVTEGWQINALIYYVLLAVLIGLFSIYFKKINGIIKSAFYKISNPYKKVVLGGLMLGLLVFLFPTLYGEGYITIKNLLGGNYTAVISNSIFSDYSSLPWVIILFTLITVFAKSAATLITLGAGGNGGIFAPSLIMGGLIGFAVAFTVNTLGIAHLNVANFIVAGMAASLSAIMHAPLTGIFLIAEITGGYILMVPLMITSAIAYLINRGKYKYSIYTEPLAKKGELLSHEDKDTTVLNMMKLRYLVEKDYLMLGQNELLSEKWNEMLQSKRNLFPVVGEGLEFKGLVYAEDMLKKGIHTGEELHVNDLMQEAPGLVFISDPLKLVLEKMEKENAWLLPVLDEERRYLGFVSKTSIFNKYRALLSRQADYME, from the coding sequence ATGTATGTAAGGGCGGTAAATTATATAGACAGCATTAACCAATACAGGAAGACAAAAATATCGAATAGAAATTTTCTGGTCATCGCGGCCCTCATTGTGGGCATACTGGCGGGACTTGCTGCTTCACTGCTCAAAACCTTAACCCATCACATAGAAGATTTTCTACAGTCGGGTTTTCACTGGCAATACAAGTACTATCTCTTTTTCATTTTTCCTTTCATCGGTATATTGCTGTCGGTTATGTATGTGCGCAGGTTCATCAGAAAGGGAGAATTTGAAACCGGCCTAACACCTATATTGTATACCATTTCCAAAAAATCAAGTAAAATTGAACCGCATAATATCTATTCGCAGGTCATTACCGCTGCGCTTACCGTTGGATTTGGTGGCTCTACAGGTTTGGAAGCACCTATAGTAACCAGTGGCGGTGGTATAGGTTCTGTAGTGGGTCGTTTTTTTGGCCTATCCTACAGGGAAACCACTTTACTGCTGGCCTGCGGTGCAGCAGCTGGTATTGCAGCGGCTTTCGGCAGCCCCATTGCAGGTATTGTATTTGCCATAGAAGTCCTGCTGCCGGAGTTTACCATTCCGGCATTTATACCCTTATTGCTGGCTTCTGCTACAGCAGCGGTAGTATCGCGCCTGTTTTATAACGAACAGCTCTTTTACCTGGTAACCGAGGGCTGGCAAATAAATGCACTGATCTATTACGTCTTGCTGGCGGTCCTGATCGGCCTGTTTTCTATCTATTTCAAAAAGATAAATGGCATTATTAAATCTGCTTTTTACAAAATCAGTAACCCTTATAAAAAAGTGGTGCTGGGTGGCTTAATGCTGGGGCTGCTGGTATTTTTATTTCCAACCCTGTATGGTGAGGGCTATATCACGATTAAAAACCTGCTTGGGGGCAATTACACTGCGGTGATTTCAAACAGTATTTTTTCAGACTACAGCAGCCTGCCCTGGGTAATCATTTTGTTTACCTTGATTACAGTGTTCGCCAAGTCGGCCGCAACCCTGATCACATTAGGGGCGGGCGGAAACGGAGGTATTTTTGCACCAAGTTTAATTATGGGCGGTTTAATAGGTTTTGCTGTTGCATTTACTGTGAATACGCTTGGTATTGCCCATTTAAATGTCGCTAATTTTATAGTTGCCGGTATGGCAGCCTCGCTGAGTGCCATCATGCACGCACCGCTTACAGGTATTTTCCTGATTGCGGAAATTACAGGGGGCTATATTTTAATGGTACCCTTAATGATCACATCAGCAATCGCTTACCTGATTAACCGGGGCAAATATAAATATTCAATTTATACAGAACCCCTGGCCAAAAAAGGCGAATTGCTTTCGCATGAAGATAAAGACACTACCGTTTTGAACATGATGAAGCTAAGGTACCTGGTAGAAAAAGATTACCTGATGCTGGGCCAAAACGAACTGCTGTCTGAAAAATGGAATGAAATGCTGCAGTCTAAGCGCAACCTGTTTCCGGTCGTAGGGGAAGGACTGGAGTTTAAGGGACTGGTATATGCAGAAGATATGCTGAAAAAAGGAATACATACCGGTGAGGAACTGCATGTGAACGACCTGATGCAGGAGGCTCCCGGACTGGTATTTATTTCTGACCCTTTGAAACTGGTACTGGAGAAGATGGAAAAGGAAAACGCCTGGCTGCTTCCTGTGCTGGATGAAGAAAGACGGTACCTGGGCTTTGTTTCCAAAACCAGTATCTTTAACAAATACAGGGCTTTGTTAAGCAGACAGGCCGACTATATGGAGTAG